The region CGCCGCGATTCTCTGGCCCTTCGCCCGATCGGGTCGCCGGCTGGAACGCTGGGAGGGCGGCGTGCTCATAGCGCTCTACGCCGCCTTTGTTGCCTTTACCGTCCTGAACGGGTAGAATCACCCGGATGCCTTTCTGGTTGGAAATCCTCGTCGGTTTCGCCGCCCTCGTCGTCGGGGCCGATTTTTTGGTGCGGGGCGCGTCGAAAATCGCCAAGGGCTTCGGGGTGCCGCCCTTCGTCATCGGGCTGACCCTGGTGGCCTACGGAACCTCGGCGCCGGAGTTCGCCGTCAGCGCCACCGCCGCAATCCGGGGCGTGGGCGCCTTTTCCCTGGGCAACGCCTTCGGCTCCAACGTGGCCAACATCGGCCTCGTGCTCGGCCTCTCGGCGCTCATCCGGCCCATCGAGGTCGAGGGCACCGTGGTGAAGCGCGAGGCCCCGCTCCTCATCGGCGTCGCCCTCCTCTTCCCCCTCTTCTTTCTGGACGGCGTACTGGCCCGCTGGGAGGGTCTTTTGGCCGTAGCCGGCGGAATCGCCTTCACCGTCTGGAGCCTGAAAACGGCCCGGCGGCGCGAGAACGCCCCGGAAAAAATCAAGCTCGGTCCAGGCGTCTGGCTCCTTTCCATCGGTTTTTGCGGAGCCGGAATCGCCGGGCTCCTCTACGGCGCCGACTGGCTCATCTCCGGCTCGAAGGAGCTGGCGCGCATCCTGGGGATGAGCGAGCGGGTCATCGGCCTGACCGTCGTCGCCGTGGGGACTTCCCTGCCCGAGCTGGCCACCAGCGTGATGGCGATGATCCGGGGCCACTCGGACATCGCCGTGGGGAACGTCATCGGCTCCAACATCTTCAACCTGCTCTTCGCCCTGGGCGGGGCGGTGAGCCTGGCGCCGATTTCCCTGGCCGGGATGGGGTACGGCATCTGGGTGGACGCCGGCGTGGGGCTTCTACTGGCGCTCCTTCTACTGCCCTTCGCCCGGAGCGGGAAAATCATCGCGCGCTGGGAGGGGGCGGTTTTCC is a window of bacterium DNA encoding:
- a CDS encoding calcium/sodium antiporter; the protein is MPFWLEILVGFAALVVGADFLVRGASKIAKGFGVPPFVIGLTLVAYGTSAPEFAVSATAAIRGVGAFSLGNAFGSNVANIGLVLGLSALIRPIEVEGTVVKREAPLLIGVALLFPLFFLDGVLARWEGLLAVAGGIAFTVWSLKTARRRENAPEKIKLGPGVWLLSIGFCGAGIAGLLYGADWLISGSKELARILGMSERVIGLTVVAVGTSLPELATSVMAMIRGHSDIAVGNVIGSNIFNLLFALGGAVSLAPISLAGMGYGIWVDAGVGLLLALLLLPFARSGKIIARWEGAVFLAVYAGFVTYLVLAG